One window of Elaeis guineensis isolate ETL-2024a chromosome 11, EG11, whole genome shotgun sequence genomic DNA carries:
- the LOC140852401 gene encoding AT-hook motif nuclear-localized protein 20-like, which yields MGRKAMVEMARDGEDWWEVAERRVERRQNGGSLHGLSFNPGIVRQILCFYFRFLGLAVGLSSYETAGVQIITNIVYMAHLLFKLISAFLSLLLGNIRKQEWEEERRRRRRRIEKDLSIEKLANRWWAGHLGLPGVDPASPGSSGSKKLNHPEPPQKETDPATRADEEEERDNSDEPKEGAVEVGTRRPRGRPPGSKNKPKPPIFITRDSPNALRSHVMEVAGGADVADCITQFARRRQRGVCVLSGTGAVADVALRQPAAGGAVVALHGRFEILSLTGTFLPGPAPPGFTGLTVYLAGGQGQVVGGSVVGALLAAGPVLVVAATFANATFERLPLEDEEEGGGQLPGGSPTAMGAGLPDPSPFPIYNLPANLLAQLGHDAFAWPHARPPY from the exons ATGGGGAGGAAGGCGATGGTGGAGATGGCGAGAGATGGTGAAGACTGGTGGGAAGTGGCCGAGAGGAGAGTGGAGCGAAG GCAAAATGGTGGGTCCTTGCACGGGCTATCTTTCAATCCCGGAATAGTGAGGCAAATCTTgtgcttttattttagatttctaGGCCTCGCGGTGGGTCTTTCGTCGTACGAGACAGCAG GTGTGCAGATTATAACAAACATTGTGTATAtg GCTCATCTTCTCTTCAAATTAATCTCAGCCTTTCTGAGTCTTCTCCTTGGAAACATAAGAAAACAGGAgtgggaggaggagaggaggaggaggaggaggagaattgAGAAGGATCTCTCCATCGAGAAACTGGCGAATCGTTGGTGGGCCGGCCACCTGGGGCTTCCGGGAGTCGACCCGGCATCCCCCGGTTCCTCCGGCTCCAAGAAGCTCAACCACCCGGAGCCGCCCCAGAAGGAAACCGATCCTGCCACCCGAGCTGACgaagaagaggagagagacaACAGCGACGAGCCCAAGGAGGGCGCCGTCGAGGTCGGCACCCGCCGGCCCCGCGGCCGCCCTCCGGGCTCCAAGAACAAGCCCAAGCCTCCCATCTTCATCACCCGCGACAGCCCCAACGCCCTCCGCAGCCATGTCATGGAGGTCGCCGGCGGTGCCGACGTCGCCGACTGCATAACCCAGTTCGCACGCCGCCGCCAGCGCGGCGTCTGCGTCCTCAGCGGCACCGGTGCCGTGGCCGACGTTGCACTGCGGCAGCCCGCTGCAGGTGGTGCGGTCGTCGCGCTGCACGGCCGCTTCGAGATCCTCTCGCTTACGGGCACCTTCTTGCCCGGGCCGGCACCGCCGGGGTTCACCGGGCTGACGGTGTACCTGGCAGGCGGGCAGGGGCAGGTGGTGGGGGGGAGCGTCGTGGGTGCGCTTCTCGCGGCGGGGCCGGTCTTGGTGGTTGCCGCGACGTTCGCCAACGCCACCTTCGAGCGGCTGCCGCTCGAGGATGAGGAGGAAGGAGGTGGGCAGCTGCCTGGCGGGTCACCGACGGCGATGGGGGCCGGACTGCCCGATCCGTCTCCATTTCCCATCTATAATTTGCCGGCAAATCTGCTCGCCCAGCTGGGCCACGACGCGTTCGCATGGCCTCATGCTCGGCCGCCGTACTAA